Proteins encoded together in one Lysinibacillus sp. FSL K6-0232 window:
- a CDS encoding DUF421 domain-containing protein codes for MESFIHAHFWEMILRTTLSFFALLILARILGKKQLGQLTFFHYITGITFGSIASEIASQEETPFLDGMISLIWWSALTYLMTLITIKSKKARVLVDDKPTIVVQNGLILESALKKNRLHLDELTMMLREQAIFSVQDVQYALLETNGKLSVLQKTSEQVATKQDVKADVSPPTYLPTEVISDGQLIKENLVELELTEDWVMKKLKKQNVHAVEDVYFAQVQTNGSLYISLKDKARHASP; via the coding sequence ATGGAAAGCTTTATTCATGCTCATTTCTGGGAGATGATTTTAAGAACAACACTTTCCTTCTTTGCGTTACTCATTTTAGCCCGTATTCTAGGGAAAAAGCAATTGGGCCAGCTAACATTCTTCCATTACATTACAGGTATTACATTCGGGTCGATTGCTTCTGAAATTGCCTCACAAGAGGAAACACCTTTTTTAGATGGCATGATTTCTCTTATCTGGTGGAGTGCTTTAACGTATTTAATGACCCTCATTACTATTAAATCTAAAAAAGCTCGTGTCCTTGTTGACGATAAGCCTACAATTGTCGTACAAAATGGTCTTATTTTAGAATCTGCCCTAAAGAAAAATCGTTTGCATTTAGATGAGCTAACGATGATGCTTCGTGAGCAAGCTATTTTCTCTGTTCAGGATGTACAATATGCGCTACTTGAAACAAATGGGAAACTAAGTGTGCTACAAAAAACCTCTGAACAGGTTGCGACAAAGCAGGACGTAAAAGCAGACGTATCACCACCTACCTACCTGCCTACTGAGGTTATTTCTGATGGGCAGCTTATTAAAGAAAACCTTGTGGAGCTTGAGTTAACAGAGGACTGGGTAATGAAGAAGCTGAAAAAGCAAAATGTGCATGCTGTTGAGGATGTCTATTTTGCACAAGTTCAAACAAATGGTTCTCTATATATCAGCTTAAAAGATAAAGCGAGACACGCAAGCCCATAA
- a CDS encoding ABC transporter permease, with protein MRGFNVLLQKEFREAWRSWKFLWIPLVFALLGMSDPLTNYYMMDILKAVGNVPEGFEMLMPELMPVDLLQASISQFQTIGLLVMMAVFVGTISKERASGMATLLYVRPISFSAYFLSKFIVMSTISLVSILAGFTASVYYTNILYGTLDIGLLLAGFLTYYIWLLFVIAVALMMSASFKTVIATTCAFTLIFLGQIVDMIVGIFWTISPWKLASYGTLLIRGTMEMSNYWWSLSITIVLTMLCIGIGILMMKRNASMVKI; from the coding sequence ATGAGGGGATTTAATGTGTTGCTACAAAAGGAATTTAGAGAGGCATGGCGTAGCTGGAAATTTCTATGGATACCCCTTGTCTTTGCTTTGCTTGGAATGAGTGATCCACTAACAAATTATTATATGATGGATATTTTAAAGGCTGTTGGAAATGTCCCTGAAGGCTTTGAAATGCTTATGCCTGAATTAATGCCAGTTGATTTACTACAAGCTTCTATTAGTCAATTTCAAACGATTGGCTTGCTTGTGATGATGGCTGTCTTTGTTGGTACAATTAGTAAAGAACGAGCAAGTGGTATGGCAACATTATTATATGTACGCCCCATTTCATTTAGTGCTTATTTTCTCAGCAAGTTTATTGTTATGAGTACAATAAGCTTGGTAAGCATTTTAGCTGGCTTTACAGCAAGCGTATACTACACAAATATTTTATATGGAACATTAGATATTGGCTTATTACTCGCAGGCTTTCTTACGTATTATATATGGCTATTATTTGTAATAGCTGTAGCATTGATGATGAGTGCTAGCTTTAAAACTGTTATTGCTACTACATGTGCATTTACACTTATTTTTCTAGGGCAAATAGTAGATATGATTGTAGGAATTTTCTGGACAATATCTCCTTGGAAGCTAGCAAGCTACGGCACATTACTAATTCGAGGGACAATGGAAATGTCTAATTATTGGTGGAGCCTTTCGATTACTATAGTCCTGACAATGCTCTGCATTGGCATTGGAATCTTAATGATGAAAAGAAATGCCTCAATGGTGAAAATTTAA
- a CDS encoding ABC transporter ATP-binding protein → MTTLLQVTGLTKQFAEHKVVDNVHFMLEEKTSTALIGPNGAGKTTTLSMLTGLLKPTVGSVEMLAGDLRTNIGFLPQYPQFHPWLSGLEFTEMAARLNGVAAKRAKLEAQKTLEFVGLGNAQHKKIAIFSGGMKQRLGIAQAIVHKPKLLLLDEPVSALDPVGRREVLDLLKGLQQETTILYSTHILNDAEEMTDQLLFLQHGRLVEQGTLHEVRQRFDESNYMIEFSTEQEAQLFAGPSDNVKGYYVFVKIINEEPTMKELLQRLSKCPYTIRKVERQTASLEEIFMKVAKKA, encoded by the coding sequence ATGACAACATTACTTCAAGTCACAGGTTTAACAAAGCAATTTGCAGAGCACAAAGTCGTAGATAATGTGCATTTTATGTTAGAAGAAAAAACTTCAACAGCATTAATAGGTCCTAATGGTGCTGGGAAAACAACAACATTGTCCATGTTAACAGGGCTGTTAAAGCCGACTGTTGGCAGTGTTGAGATGCTTGCAGGTGATTTACGCACAAATATAGGGTTTTTACCGCAATATCCTCAGTTTCATCCTTGGCTGAGTGGATTGGAGTTTACGGAAATGGCTGCGAGGCTAAATGGTGTAGCAGCAAAAAGGGCAAAATTAGAGGCACAAAAAACATTAGAATTTGTTGGCTTAGGAAATGCTCAGCATAAAAAAATTGCCATATTTTCTGGTGGCATGAAGCAACGTCTTGGTATTGCTCAGGCAATTGTGCATAAGCCTAAATTATTGTTATTAGATGAGCCTGTATCAGCATTAGACCCAGTTGGACGTCGAGAGGTGCTAGATTTACTAAAAGGGTTACAGCAAGAAACAACGATTTTATATTCAACGCATATTTTAAATGATGCAGAAGAAATGACAGATCAACTATTATTTTTACAACATGGCAGACTGGTGGAGCAGGGAACATTACATGAGGTACGACAACGCTTTGATGAGTCGAATTATATGATTGAATTTAGTACAGAGCAAGAGGCACAGCTTTTTGCAGGTCCATCTGATAATGTCAAAGGCTATTATGTTTTTGTAAAAATTATTAATGAGGAGCCAACAATGAAGGAGCTGCTTCAGCGTTTAAGTAAGTGTCCTTATACAATACGAAAAGTGGAAAGGCAAACAGCATCCTTAGAAGAAATTTTTATGAAGGTGGCGAAAAAAGCATGA
- a CDS encoding PLD nuclease N-terminal domain-containing protein has protein sequence MMEELAKVPWAIIAPIIVVQLILMIVALIDLRKIHATNGPKVLWVFIIIFANLIGSIAYFIAGRKQS, from the coding sequence ATGATGGAGGAGTTAGCAAAGGTTCCATGGGCGATAATAGCACCAATAATCGTTGTGCAACTTATTTTAATGATTGTTGCATTAATTGATTTACGTAAAATTCACGCAACAAATGGACCTAAAGTTTTATGGGTGTTTATTATTATCTTTGCCAATCTTATAGGCTCTATTGCGTACTTTATAGCGGGGAGAAAGCAATCATGA
- a CDS encoding Na+/H+ antiporter subunit A, whose translation MLTILIAILLPFVGAALIPLLYRRLRRVTHLGWFVLSVPLLLFILLIRYIPQVAKGKTFIHTYEWIPSFNINFTTYLDGLSMIFGLLITGVGSLVILYSIFYLSTKESLHHFYCYLLLFMGAMLGVVFSDNLMVLYTFWELTSVSSFLLIAFWHHRKASRAGAKKAMMITVFGGLSMLAGFLMLYVASNTFSIRDIVANVAVIRDHALFTPALILILLGAFTKSAQFPFHIWLPDAMEAPTPVSAYLHSATMVKAGIYLVARFSPVFGGEAIWFWLVSIIGLVTLFWGSFNAVRQTDLKALLAYSTVSQLGLIMSLFGLGSVGHYYGYAESSIIYTQASFAALFHLVNHSTFKGALFMMVGIVDHEVGTRDIRRLGGLMAIMPVTFTIAVIGSFSMAGLPPFNGFLSKEMFFAAVLAIRDVEAFSIADMGLLFPLIAWVASVFTFVYSMILISRTFLGKLQPEKLDKKLHEAPFGMLISPLILCLFVVGIFFFPNVLGHYILEPAMASIYPTFPTAGELAPHIHAWHGILSPELWMTIAVILIGTILFKTLKKWKPLYRIFSQKYTFNTYYNRLLEMSESGSTKLTRKYMTGNLTHYFIYIYVFFVALIAGYFIWSDAMTFNFDKDSAIESYELILVFVMIFASIWMVFVKGRVTAMLLNGVLGYSVAFFFVIFRAPDLALTQLVVESVTTALFLLCFKYLPDLMPEVPRRSVRWSKALISILVGATVTIVGLAVVHYDRFESVATYFNDSYELAGGSNIVNTILGDFRAFDTMLEVVVLLIAGLGVYTLIKLKPRKEEADHEN comes from the coding sequence TTGCTTACAATTCTTATCGCAATTCTTTTGCCATTTGTTGGTGCTGCACTTATCCCATTGCTTTATAGGCGACTAAGGCGTGTCACACATCTTGGCTGGTTTGTTTTATCAGTCCCATTACTTTTATTTATTTTACTTATACGCTACATTCCACAAGTTGCCAAGGGTAAAACATTTATCCATACATATGAGTGGATTCCCTCTTTTAATATAAATTTTACAACCTACCTTGATGGACTCAGTATGATTTTTGGCTTACTGATTACAGGCGTGGGTAGTTTAGTTATTTTATATTCTATTTTTTATTTATCAACGAAAGAATCACTTCATCATTTTTACTGCTATTTATTACTATTCATGGGTGCTATGCTTGGTGTCGTTTTTTCAGATAACCTAATGGTATTATACACATTTTGGGAATTAACAAGTGTGTCATCGTTCCTATTAATTGCATTTTGGCATCATCGAAAGGCATCGCGTGCAGGTGCTAAAAAAGCGATGATGATTACAGTCTTTGGTGGACTATCTATGCTTGCTGGCTTCCTTATGCTTTATGTAGCTTCCAATACATTTAGCATTCGCGACATTGTGGCAAATGTAGCGGTTATACGAGATCATGCTTTGTTTACACCAGCATTAATTTTAATTTTACTAGGGGCATTTACAAAATCTGCTCAATTCCCATTTCATATTTGGCTGCCTGATGCAATGGAGGCGCCAACGCCTGTTAGTGCCTATTTACACTCAGCAACAATGGTGAAGGCAGGAATTTATTTAGTAGCCCGTTTTTCTCCGGTGTTTGGCGGAGAGGCTATCTGGTTCTGGCTAGTAAGCATTATTGGTCTTGTAACATTATTCTGGGGCTCCTTTAATGCGGTACGTCAAACAGATTTAAAGGCTTTATTAGCCTATTCAACTGTAAGTCAGTTAGGCTTAATTATGAGTCTATTTGGTCTTGGTTCTGTTGGGCATTATTACGGCTATGCAGAAAGTTCTATTATTTATACACAAGCAAGCTTTGCAGCATTATTTCATCTTGTGAACCACTCTACATTTAAAGGTGCACTATTTATGATGGTCGGCATTGTCGATCACGAAGTAGGTACGCGTGATATTCGTCGCTTGGGCGGCTTAATGGCGATAATGCCTGTAACATTTACAATTGCAGTTATTGGTAGTTTCTCAATGGCAGGGTTACCGCCATTTAACGGTTTCTTAAGTAAGGAAATGTTTTTTGCGGCAGTATTAGCTATCAGGGATGTTGAAGCATTCTCCATTGCTGATATGGGGCTACTGTTCCCGTTAATAGCATGGGTAGCGAGCGTCTTTACGTTTGTTTACAGTATGATTTTAATAAGTCGTACATTTTTGGGAAAACTACAGCCTGAGAAATTGGATAAAAAGCTGCATGAAGCACCATTCGGTATGTTAATTTCACCACTTATTTTATGCTTATTTGTAGTCGGTATCTTTTTCTTCCCAAATGTGTTAGGTCACTATATTTTAGAGCCTGCTATGGCAAGTATTTATCCTACTTTCCCAACGGCAGGTGAGTTAGCACCACATATTCATGCTTGGCATGGCATTTTAAGTCCAGAATTATGGATGACAATCGCTGTTATTCTTATTGGTACAATTTTATTTAAGACACTAAAAAAGTGGAAGCCGTTGTATCGCATATTTTCTCAAAAATATACGTTTAATACGTATTACAACCGATTGCTTGAAATGAGCGAAAGTGGCTCAACAAAGCTAACACGTAAATATATGACAGGTAATTTAACACATTATTTCATCTATATATACGTATTCTTTGTTGCTCTTATCGCAGGCTACTTTATTTGGTCAGATGCTATGACATTTAACTTTGACAAGGACTCTGCTATTGAATCTTACGAATTAATACTTGTATTCGTAATGATTTTTGCATCTATATGGATGGTTTTTGTAAAGGGTCGTGTGACAGCGATGCTGCTAAATGGAGTATTAGGTTATTCTGTTGCCTTTTTCTTTGTAATTTTCCGTGCACCTGATTTAGCCTTAACACAATTAGTTGTTGAGTCAGTTACAACAGCATTATTCCTTCTGTGCTTTAAATATTTGCCAGATTTAATGCCTGAAGTTCCTCGCAGAAGCGTGAGATGGTCAAAAGCACTTATTTCTATTTTGGTTGGGGCAACGGTGACAATTGTTGGCTTAGCAGTAGTGCACTATGATCGCTTTGAGTCAGTAGCCACTTATTTTAATGATTCTTATGAGCTGGCTGGTGGTTCAAATATTGTTAATACAATACTTGGGGATTTTCGTGCATTTGATACGATGCTAGAGGTTGTTGTTCTTCTAATTGCTGGCTTAGGGGTTTATACATTAATAAAGCTTAAGCCGCGAAAGGAGGAAGCAGATCATGAAAATTAA
- a CDS encoding histidine kinase, whose protein sequence is MKHVKGRLDESILVCVYYGRNGERLIRRGHKMATMLDCPLYILSVDSQPLDAFDAEKSNYIEKWKELAEELEVEKFILQDNEKRPIQKVIAEVAKNYGISQIIVGQSAQSRWEEITKGSFLNVLLKEVPFVDFHIVAVQRPTDDDANETYEKGVRAYLIKEQDNFKVAFTCPKYVSIEGIFFKEIGTDFDNGIFKFTYNDKMHEVHISEGYVIDQEKLPAEFLSPLRQ, encoded by the coding sequence ATGAAGCATGTAAAAGGGCGTTTAGACGAAAGTATATTAGTTTGTGTTTACTATGGTCGCAATGGCGAACGTTTAATACGTCGTGGTCACAAAATGGCCACAATGCTAGATTGTCCGCTTTATATTCTTTCAGTCGATTCGCAACCCCTTGATGCATTTGACGCAGAGAAATCTAATTACATTGAAAAATGGAAAGAATTAGCAGAAGAACTTGAGGTTGAAAAATTCATTTTACAAGATAATGAAAAACGCCCGATACAAAAGGTTATTGCAGAGGTCGCAAAAAATTATGGCATATCCCAAATAATTGTAGGGCAAAGTGCTCAAAGCCGCTGGGAGGAAATCACAAAAGGCTCCTTCTTAAACGTCTTGTTAAAAGAAGTACCTTTTGTAGATTTTCATATTGTTGCTGTTCAACGCCCAACTGATGATGATGCAAATGAAACATATGAAAAAGGTGTGCGTGCTTACTTAATTAAAGAGCAGGATAATTTTAAAGTAGCTTTTACATGTCCTAAGTATGTATCTATAGAAGGTATATTTTTCAAGGAAATTGGTACGGATTTTGATAACGGTATTTTCAAATTTACTTACAACGATAAAATGCATGAGGTTCACATTTCAGAGGGTTATGTGATTGACCAAGAAAAACTGCCAGCAGAATTTTTATCGCCATTAAGACAATAA
- a CDS encoding CBS domain-containing protein, with protein MGTRNSDRFLTAFNRIDHRLRDIVGVKDFMPFSRLIEQAKRKDVLVKKYEDDLRSYADLRNAIVHHRTSLNYVIAEPHLDVVERIEYIDATLAKPTLVGQMFCKRVLAFQENDSLKQVLKVIRQRKYTQFPVYHNKQFRGLITTVGITNWLASTMGGNQLPNKVPTLHDILIHEKNRVNYKFISRYITIYEAEEIFKQGVERGKRFEALLITEHGKPHQKLIGIITPLDIVKVD; from the coding sequence TTGGGGACAAGAAACTCTGATCGTTTCCTAACAGCGTTTAACCGAATAGACCATAGACTTAGAGATATTGTTGGTGTAAAGGATTTTATGCCCTTTTCACGTCTGATTGAACAGGCTAAGAGGAAGGATGTGCTGGTAAAGAAATATGAAGATGATTTACGTTCCTATGCAGACTTGCGCAATGCAATTGTGCATCATCGTACGTCTTTAAATTATGTGATTGCAGAGCCACATCTGGATGTAGTAGAAAGAATTGAATACATAGACGCTACCTTAGCGAAGCCAACACTTGTTGGACAGATGTTCTGTAAAAGGGTACTTGCTTTCCAAGAAAATGATTCCCTCAAACAAGTGTTAAAGGTAATACGTCAACGTAAATATACACAGTTTCCTGTTTATCATAACAAGCAATTTAGAGGGCTTATTACTACAGTAGGTATTACAAATTGGCTGGCATCCACAATGGGCGGCAACCAATTGCCAAATAAGGTTCCAACATTGCATGATATTTTAATACATGAGAAAAATAGGGTGAATTATAAATTTATCAGTAGGTATATAACGATTTATGAGGCGGAGGAGATTTTCAAGCAAGGGGTTGAAAGAGGGAAGCGCTTTGAGGCATTATTAATAACGGAACATGGCAAACCACATCAAAAATTAATTGGTATTATTACGCCATTAGATATTGTAAAGGTAGACTAA
- a CDS encoding Na+/H+ antiporter NhaC family protein — protein sequence METFGLISIIPPVVAIALAFITRNVIISLFLGAFTGILILLNGNVLKAVKSIVGDYIFVQSTDSYNAAVLALLVFIGGFVALMEKSGGAGAFAEKISIFIRTKISAQLSAWVGGIIIFFSDLGTPLIIGPVFEPIFDKLKASREKLAWIIDSTASPVAVMIPFIGWGVYIMGLISKEYERLGVKESDWDAFMNALPFYIYPMLAVLIVPIMLLTKSEFGPMRKADRRIEETGEIYWAHSKPLRKTEAMNEYLETKSKASLVLVPIFVLLVMLFGQLIPLGFPFKQVPGGDFRVALSISYLVAAMVLIALMVIYKVKKFIEAFDIYVSGMRRMMDIVIILVLAWSLGTVLEQLGTANYLVRVMDGAIPVMLIPAIIFILGAIMSFACGTSWGTFAIMLPLAIPLAYHMDISVYIAIGAVISGGIFGDHCSPISDTTILSSTGAGCDHVDHNKTQIPIALFNACITLIAFLVAGVYESVYTAVLAIILMIIGTIILGRFARNKERKQQLEEV from the coding sequence ATGGAAACATTCGGATTAATTTCGATTATTCCACCCGTGGTTGCGATTGCTTTAGCATTTATCACAAGGAATGTAATTATCTCATTATTTTTAGGCGCTTTTACAGGGATATTGATTCTATTAAACGGTAATGTCTTAAAGGCTGTGAAATCTATTGTCGGTGATTATATTTTTGTTCAATCGACAGATAGTTATAATGCGGCTGTTCTAGCACTGCTTGTATTTATCGGCGGATTCGTTGCCTTAATGGAGAAATCAGGTGGCGCAGGAGCATTTGCTGAGAAAATTTCAATATTTATTCGGACAAAAATTAGTGCACAATTGTCTGCATGGGTTGGCGGTATTATTATTTTCTTCTCAGATTTAGGAACACCGTTAATTATAGGTCCTGTTTTTGAGCCTATTTTTGATAAACTCAAAGCCTCTCGTGAAAAGCTTGCATGGATTATTGATTCTACAGCATCTCCAGTAGCAGTAATGATTCCATTCATTGGCTGGGGTGTTTATATTATGGGGCTTATTAGCAAGGAGTACGAGCGTTTAGGTGTTAAAGAGTCGGATTGGGATGCCTTTATGAATGCTTTACCATTCTACATCTATCCAATGCTAGCAGTACTAATTGTGCCCATTATGCTGTTAACAAAATCTGAATTCGGCCCTATGCGTAAGGCAGACCGACGCATTGAAGAAACAGGCGAAATTTATTGGGCACACTCAAAGCCATTACGTAAAACAGAGGCGATGAATGAATATCTGGAAACAAAAAGTAAAGCAAGCCTAGTATTAGTTCCAATATTTGTATTGCTTGTAATGCTATTTGGACAATTAATTCCATTGGGCTTCCCATTTAAACAAGTGCCAGGTGGCGACTTTAGGGTAGCATTAAGTATTTCATATTTAGTAGCTGCAATGGTGTTAATTGCTTTAATGGTTATTTATAAAGTTAAAAAGTTTATTGAAGCATTTGATATTTATGTATCAGGTATGCGCCGCATGATGGATATTGTCATTATTCTTGTACTGGCATGGTCATTAGGTACGGTATTAGAGCAATTGGGAACAGCTAACTATTTAGTACGTGTCATGGATGGAGCCATTCCAGTGATGTTAATCCCAGCTATTATTTTTATTCTTGGCGCAATTATGTCCTTTGCTTGTGGGACATCTTGGGGCACATTTGCCATTATGCTACCGCTGGCAATTCCGTTAGCCTATCATATGGATATTTCAGTTTATATCGCTATTGGAGCAGTAATTTCAGGAGGAATTTTTGGCGACCATTGTTCACCAATTTCCGATACAACAATTTTATCTTCAACAGGTGCTGGCTGTGACCATGTTGATCATAATAAAACACAAATTCCAATTGCGTTATTTAATGCATGTATTACATTAATAGCATTTTTAGTTGCAGGTGTATATGAGAGCGTTTATACAGCAGTATTAGCGATTATTTTAATGATTATCGGTACGATTATTTTAGGTAGATTTGCACGAAATAAAGAGAGAAAGCAACAATTAGAGGAGGTTTAA
- the argH gene encoding argininosuccinate lyase, with the protein MKLWGGRFRNEENHLMEEFNSSLAIDQRLYFEDITGSLAHVKMLAQCDIISEAEGEIITDGLKSILEDIENGILPIKGDYEDIHSFVEMNLIQRIGDVGKKLHTARSRNDQTAVDTRMYARKKALEVVQAIEAFKYALKEKAEANPYIMPGYTHLQRAQVVTFKHHLMAYYHMLDRDQKRVQNALEILNENPLGCGALAGTTHNIDRTITTQELGFKKPVDNFMDGVSERDYVLELTSDFSIIMMHLSRMSEELILWCSQEFKFIEIDDAYATGSSIMPQKKNPDAAELIRGKTGKVYGALFSIFTIMKGIPLTYNKDMQEEKESFFYAIDTTLASLKIMTEMIRTLKVNEENMYASVKKGFLNATELADYLVKAGTPFRDAHSIVGKVVIYCEDHNKGIEDLTLQELQQFSDTIQSDIYDYIDYHSILSKGTKVHLR; encoded by the coding sequence ATGAAGCTTTGGGGCGGACGCTTTCGCAATGAAGAAAATCATTTAATGGAGGAATTTAATAGCTCATTAGCAATTGACCAACGACTTTATTTTGAGGATATTACTGGGAGCTTAGCGCATGTAAAAATGCTTGCACAGTGTGATATTATTTCTGAAGCAGAAGGTGAGATTATTACAGATGGTCTAAAGAGTATTTTAGAAGATATTGAAAATGGTATATTGCCGATTAAAGGTGATTACGAGGATATTCATAGCTTTGTAGAAATGAATTTAATTCAACGCATTGGTGATGTTGGGAAAAAGCTTCATACAGCACGGAGCCGTAATGATCAAACAGCAGTAGACACAAGGATGTATGCACGTAAAAAGGCACTTGAAGTTGTCCAAGCCATTGAAGCCTTTAAGTATGCATTAAAGGAAAAAGCAGAGGCTAATCCATATATTATGCCTGGCTATACACATCTACAAAGAGCACAGGTCGTTACATTTAAGCATCATTTAATGGCTTACTATCACATGTTAGACCGTGACCAAAAACGTGTACAAAATGCACTTGAAATATTAAATGAAAATCCGCTTGGCTGTGGCGCACTCGCTGGCACAACACATAATATCGACCGCACAATTACAACACAAGAGCTTGGTTTTAAAAAGCCTGTAGATAACTTTATGGATGGTGTTAGTGAGCGAGATTATGTACTTGAATTAACATCTGATTTTTCAATTATTATGATGCATCTAAGCCGCATGAGTGAAGAATTAATTTTATGGTGCAGTCAAGAATTTAAGTTTATTGAAATTGATGATGCTTACGCAACAGGTAGTAGCATTATGCCACAAAAGAAAAATCCTGATGCAGCAGAATTAATTCGTGGAAAAACAGGGAAAGTATATGGCGCATTATTCTCCATTTTTACGATTATGAAAGGTATTCCATTAACATACAATAAAGATATGCAGGAAGAAAAGGAATCATTCTTCTATGCGATTGATACAACGCTTGCCTCATTAAAAATTATGACGGAAATGATTCGTACATTAAAGGTCAATGAGGAGAATATGTATGCATCTGTAAAAAAAGGCTTCCTTAATGCAACAGAGCTTGCTGATTATTTAGTAAAGGCAGGTACACCATTTAGAGATGCACATAGTATTGTTGGGAAAGTAGTTATTTATTGTGAGGATCATAATAAAGGTATAGAGGACCTTACATTACAAGAGCTTCAGCAATTTAGTGATACTATTCAATCAGATATTTATGATTACATTGATTATCATAGTATTTTAAGCAAAGGAACTAAGGTTCATTTACGATAA
- a CDS encoding MFS transporter, giving the protein MNHQLNTTNPVYPIMIAIGVAHLINDTMQAVIPAMFPIFKSELGLTFTQIGLISFVLNIFASALQPVVGFVSDKRPMPYALPIGMVSSFIGIAVIAFTTQYWIILIAVLFLGFGSAVFHPEGSRVSFMAAGSKRGLAQSIYQVGGNSGQALAPLISAYIFDIFGQRGAAIVLVVTTFGIILLSKIAGWYKKQLEQERIAKKKRVLVSTLPPLTKKQVGIALALLFTIIFARSFYTTNITSFYVFYLMDHYDVSLRLGQILIFTFMAFGVVGTFFGGSLSDRIGRKNVIILSVVVPMPFCLALPYVPLWAAVLFLIIIGTLIMISFSVTVVYAQELVPAKIGTMAGLTTGFAFGMGAIGAMVIGILMDHKGIDFTMMVVSLLPLLLLIAFFLPKDKPASTAI; this is encoded by the coding sequence ATGAATCACCAATTAAATACAACAAATCCAGTCTATCCTATTATGATTGCAATAGGCGTTGCGCACCTTATCAATGATACAATGCAGGCTGTTATCCCAGCGATGTTCCCAATATTTAAAAGTGAATTAGGGCTAACCTTTACACAAATAGGGCTTATATCGTTTGTTTTAAATATATTTGCTTCCGCATTACAGCCTGTTGTAGGCTTTGTCAGTGATAAAAGACCAATGCCATATGCGTTGCCGATAGGAATGGTTAGTTCCTTTATTGGTATAGCAGTTATAGCGTTTACAACACAATATTGGATTATTCTTATTGCGGTATTATTTTTAGGCTTTGGTTCAGCAGTATTCCATCCAGAGGGATCAAGAGTATCATTTATGGCAGCAGGCTCTAAACGAGGGCTAGCTCAATCAATTTATCAAGTTGGGGGAAACTCAGGACAAGCACTTGCACCATTAATTAGTGCCTATATTTTTGATATTTTCGGTCAGCGTGGTGCAGCAATAGTCTTAGTGGTTACAACATTCGGTATTATTTTATTGAGCAAAATTGCAGGATGGTATAAGAAGCAATTGGAGCAAGAGCGTATTGCAAAGAAAAAACGAGTATTAGTGTCAACATTGCCGCCTTTAACAAAAAAACAAGTCGGGATTGCATTAGCATTATTATTTACAATTATTTTTGCACGATCATTTTATACCACAAATATTACAAGCTTTTATGTCTTTTATTTAATGGATCATTATGATGTAAGCCTTCGATTGGGACAAATATTAATTTTCACCTTTATGGCTTTTGGTGTAGTGGGGACATTTTTTGGTGGTTCCTTATCAGACCGTATTGGCAGAAAGAATGTTATTATTTTATCGGTAGTAGTGCCTATGCCATTTTGTTTGGCATTGCCATATGTGCCATTATGGGCGGCAGTGCTATTTTTAATCATTATCGGTACATTAATTATGATTAGCTTCTCTGTCACAGTTGTCTACGCGCAGGAGCTTGTACCTGCGAAAATTGGTACGATGGCAGGGCTAACAACAGGCTTTGCATTTGGCATGGGGGCAATTGGGGCAATGGTGATTGGTATTTTAATGGATCACAAAGGCATTGATTTCACAATGATGGTTGTTTCCTTATTACCATTATTACTGCTAATTGCCTTCTTCTTACCAAAGGATAAGCCCGCATCAACTGCTATCTAA